In Epinephelus lanceolatus isolate andai-2023 chromosome 13, ASM4190304v1, whole genome shotgun sequence, the following are encoded in one genomic region:
- the LOC117270732 gene encoding claudin-20-like, translating to MLSAAIQILAFALALLGVLGTTVATLLPNWKVSINVWSSIMTPISQMQGLWMDCVWYSSGVFSCTMKNSVLSLPAYLQTTRAAMVLSCLVALFGLCLASLGLKCTRWGGSHRAKGHTAIAAGGCFILASFLVLVPASWFTNEVITAFLTTDLPDSSKYQPGGALCVTFLSAGFLLAGGVIFCLSCPGKRTRRPDYVSSSDPDRLVLYGDGQRRRELQTERVQPKTRQNKKVQLQMDEVKQQKPPQDKPEQDQQQRVFSSPSKLPPKDIKDSYSLQEYV from the coding sequence ATGCTGTCCGCTGCTATTCAGATCCTGGCGTTTGCCCTGGCGCTTCTGGGCGTCCTCGGCACCACCGTGGCCACTCTGCTACCCAACTGGAAGGTGAGCATCAACGTGTGGTCCAGCATCATGACCCCCATCTCACAGATGCAGGGGCTGTGGATGGATTGCGTCTGGTACAGCTCCGGCGTCTTCAGCTGCACCATGAAGAACTCAGTGCTGTCGCTGCCGGCGTATCTGCAGACCACGCGGGCCGCCATGGTTCTGTCCTGCCTCGTGGCATTGTTTGGACTCTGCCTCGCCTCCCTGGGGCTTAAATGTACCCGCTGGGGAGGCAGCCACCGAGCGAAGGGGCACACGGCCATCGCTGCAGGCGGCTGCTTCATCCTGGCCAGCTTCCTCGTCCTGGTCCCTGCGTCCTGGTTTACCAATGAAGTCATCACCGCCTTTCTGACCACGGATCTGCCGGACAGCAGTAAATATCAGCCTGGAGGAGCTCTGTGCGTGACGTTTCTCTCCGCCGGCTTCCTCCTGGCTGGAGGGGTCATCTTTTGTTTGTCATGTCCTGGAAAAAGAACAAGACGACCAGACTatgtttcctcctctgacccTGACAGACTTGTGCTGTACGGAGATGGGCAGCGGAGGCGGGAGCTGCAGACTGAACGTGTGCAGCcgaaaacaagacaaaacaagaaggTTCAGCTGCAGATGGACGAAGTGAAGCAGCAGAAACCTCCTCAGGACAAACCCGAACAAGATCAGCAGCAGAGAGTCTTCTCGTCTCCCTCCAAACTCCCTCCAAAAGACATCAAGGACAGCTACAGCCTCCAGGAGTACGTTTAA